A window from Solanum stenotomum isolate F172 chromosome 7, ASM1918654v1, whole genome shotgun sequence encodes these proteins:
- the LOC125869642 gene encoding uncharacterized protein LOC125869642: MANLTKLEFVALHSSGKNYFSWVLDAEINLDAMGLGDTIKIENKASKQDCAKAMIFLCHHIDKILKIEYLTVKDPLVLWNNLKERYDHLEMVIHPKARYDWMHLRLQDFKSIHEYNSAMFRITSQLKLCGDTGFKKYSELISHLLVAEQNNDLLMKNHENHENRPTGSTPFPEVNEVYAHHARRGRGRGRGRNCNQERNPFPGVNHSPKKNHYQKGKGKDEKHETVKTNNFRCGGKGHYACDYRTPKHLVELYQSSLRNKDKNPEANFITDHVDITHLDVPDFFTHPEGKIHHLIGDGSVDMEE; encoded by the exons atgGCTAATCTTACCAAACTTGAGTTCGTTGCCCTTCATAGTTCAGGCAAGAACTACTTTTCATGGGTACTGGATGCTGAAATCAATTTGGATGCAATGGGTCTTGGAGACAccattaaaattgaaaataaagcATCAAAACAAGACTGTGCTAAAGCAATGATATTCTTATGTCATCAtattgataaaattttaaaaattgaatatctCACAGTCAAGGATCCACTCGTTCTGTGGAATAATCTAAAagaaagatatgaccatttggaGATGGTCATTCATCCAAAGGCACGATATGATTGGATGCATTTAAGGCTACAAGACTTTAAGTCTATCCATGAGTACAATTCTGCCATGTTCAGAATTACTTCTCAATTGAAATTATGTGGAGATACG GGTTTCAAGAAGTATTCTGAACTGATTTCTCATCTTCTCGTGGCTGAACAAAATAATGATTTGTTgatgaaaaatcatgaaaatcatGAGAATCGTCCCACTGGATCTACACCATTTCCTGAAGTGAATGAGGTGTACGCCCACCACGCTAGGCGTGGAAGAGGTCGTGGACGTGGTCGTAATTGCAACCAAGAGAGAAATCCTTTTCCCGGTGTTAATCATTCACCAAAGAAAAATCACTATCaaaagggaaaaggaaaagatGAGAAACATGAAACAGTTAAAACAAACAATTTTCGATGTGGTGGAAAGGGTCATTATGCATGTGATTATCGTACTCCTAAACACTTAGTTGAGCTTTACCAATCATCACTAAGaaataaggataaaaatccTGAAGCTAATTTTATCACTGATCATGTTGACATCACACACTTGGATGTACCAGATTTCTTCACACACCCCGAAGGAAAAATACATCACTTAATTGGTGACGGTTCTGTGGATATGGAAGAATAA
- the LOC125871359 gene encoding chloroplast envelope quinone oxidoreductase homolog: MEGKLIMRAVQYNSYGRGADGLKHVEVLVPTPNKDEVLIKLEATSLNPLDLKFQKGVARPFVPRKFPVIPCTDVAGEVVEVGSSVVKFKAGDKVVALLNPFIGGGLAEYAVAKESLTVQRPEEVSAAEGAGLPIAAISAHKALVDISGIKLDGSGTRMNILITAASGGVGHYAVQLAKLGNTHVTGTCGARNIEFVKSLGADEVLDYKTPQGATLKSPSGKKYDVVVHCARGIPWSTFEPNLNDTGKVIDLTPGPSSMYTYVWKKLTFSKKQLLPLIFIPKEDKELKLLVNLVKEGKLTTIFDSKYPLSKAQDAWAKSLDGHATGKIIVEMI; the protein is encoded by the exons ATGGAAGGGAAGTTAATTATGCGCGCGGTGCAGTACAACTCTTATGGAAGAGGAGCTGATGGATTGAAG CATGTTGAAGTTCTAGTGCCTACTCCGAACAAGGATGAGGTTTTGATAAAATTGGAGGCTACAAGTTTAAATCCATTAGACTTGAAATTTCAGAAAGGTGTGGCTCGTCCTTTTGTTCCTCGCAAATTTCCCGTTATACCTT GTACTGATGTAGCTGGAGAAGTTGTAGAGGTTGGATCAAGTGTTGTGAAATTTAAGGCTGGTGACAAAGTTGTGGCTCTTCTTAATCCATTT ATTGGAGGTGGATTGGCAGAGTATGCAGTTGCAAAGGAGAGCTTGACAGTTCAAAGGCCAGAGGAAGTATCAGCTGCTGAAGGTGCAGGCCTTCCAATTGCTGCTATTTCAGCACACAAAGCCCTTGTTGATATTTCTGGAATCAAGCTAGACGGAAGTGGAACGCGTATGAACATTCTTATCACTGCTGCCTCAGGTGGTGTTGGACATTATGCTGTTCAATTAGCAAAGTTGGGTAATACTCATGTTACAGGAACATGTGGAGCTCGTAACATTGAATTCGTAAAGAGTTTAGGAGCAGATGAGGTTCTTGACTATAAAACGCCACAAGGAGCAACTCTTAAAAGTCCATCAGGAAAAAAGTATGATGTAGTGGTTCATTGTGCTAGAGGCATTCCCTGGTCAACATTTGAGCCTAATTTGAATGACACAGGTAAGGTAATTGATCTTACTCCTGGGCCTAGTTCAATGTACACTTATGTATGGAAGAAACTGACATTCTCCAAAAAACAGTTGTTGCCGTTGATTTTTATTCCTAAAGAAGATAAGGAACTGAAATTGCTTGTTAATTTGGTGAAAGAAGGGAAGTTAACGACTATATTTGACTCTAAGTATCCTCTAAGCAAGGCTCAAGATGCTTGGGCCAAGAGTCTTGATGGACATGCCACAGGAAAGATCATTGTGGAGATGATATAA